Part of the Hemibagrus wyckioides isolate EC202008001 linkage group LG09, SWU_Hwy_1.0, whole genome shotgun sequence genome, aattctgagataaaaagtcagaattgcaagtttatatcacgtaattctgagataaaaagtcagaattgcaagtttatatcacataattctgagataaaaagtcagaattgcaagGTTATATTtcacaattctgagataaaaagtcagaattgcaagtttatatctcacaattctgagataaaaagtcagaattgcgagtttatatcacgtaattctgagataaaaagtcagaattgcgagtttatatcacgtaattctgagataaaaagtcagaattgcgagtttatatcacaattctgagataaaaagtcagaattgcaagtttatatctcacaattctgagataaaaagtcagaattgcgagtttatatcacgtaattctgagataaaaagtcagaattgcaagtttatatctcacaattctgagataaaaagtcagaattgcaagtttatatcacgtaattctgagataaaaagtcagaattgcaagtttatatttcacaattctgagataaaaagtcagaattgcaagtttatatctcacaattctgagataaaaagtcagaattgcgagtttatatcacgtaattctgagataaaaagtcagaattgcgagtttatatctcataattctgagataaaaagtcagaattgcaagtttatatcacgtaattctgagataaaaagtcagaattgcgagtttatatcacgtaattctgagataaaaagtcagaattgtgagtttatatctcacaattctgagataaaaagtcagaattgcgagtttatatcacgtaattctgagataaaaagtcagaattgcgagtttatatctcacaattctgagataaaaagtcagaattgcgagtttatatctcacaattctgagataaaaagtcagaattgcaagtttatatctcataattctgagataaaaagtcagaattgcaagtttatatcacgtaattctgagataaaaagtcagaattgcgagtttatatcacgtaattctgagataaaaagtcagaattgcgagtttatatcacgtaattctgagataaaaagtcagaattgcaagtttatatcacataattctgagataaaaagtcagaattgcgagtttatatctcacaattctgagataaaaagtcagaattgcaagtttatatctcataattctgagataaaaagtcagaattgcaagtttatatcacgtaattctgagataaaaagtcagaattgcgagtttatatcacgtaattctgagataaaaagtcagaattgcgagtttatatcacgtaattctgagataaaaagtcagaattgcaagtttatatcacataattctgagataaaaagtcagaattgcgagtttatatcacgtaattctgagataaaaagtcagaatcgtgagataaaaagtcacaagaacattttttattttttattaagtggCAGAAATGGGCTTCCATACCATTATGCCTCTGTGTTTCTGAGGATTTTTTTCTAAAGGAGGAAATTTACTTTCTCTtagaaatatttgtaatattggGAAATTTCCCTAGACCAAAGTCATCAGGATTCCTATACCTGATACCTCCTTGTTACCCAGAAAGGTAGTTTACAGCATATATTTTCCATTAACAGCAcatcctggtgtgtttttattcctcatatAACCCAGATACTTGTCTTTTTACAATATTTAGTAATTAACCAATACCACATTATTAAAGaactgcatgtttttctttgtctACAGTTACACTGACAGTCTGAGTGTAAGTTGCTGTTATCTCTACCAGCTTTTACATTAGCAGTGAAAACCAGAAGAAGGTTTAACCACATGCACCATAGGACTGGTCTGAGGAATCACTTGGATTTGCACTTTAGTGACACTCAGTTTGCATACAACtaagaaattatttattcaaatgttGCTTGTctcttgctgctgttgctgaagTTTATGGCGTGAAATTAGTGCCATTTAACCCATTCATTACCCATGTGTAATGCCTTCGCGCACACTAGGTGGCAGTAATGTTCGTCAAAATGCTGACACTAAATcctaagaaaaagaaaataagctgcaggtttatttattgtttcgGATTCAAGTGTTAGAAGCCTTCAGGGCTATAGTGAAAAATAAGCAGtcacaaatttattttttttaaatagcaaatTATGGTCAAAAGATATTCCAGCGTATTTGTCATAATCACTGTAGTTCTCGGTAGCTatttacctttatttattttaccccACACCTGTATTTCAGCAAACCACGCCTCCCGCCGCATTGGAATAACCAATAGGAGCACgttctcatcctcctcctcatcattatcatcatcatcatcatcatcatctttttcttcttctcctacTTCTTCGTATTAAATATTGTCTATCTGCTCTAACGTTTAATACATTAAACTTTCTTTACCAACTGTAATTGTTAgaatttttttactattattattatactttctCCTGTGGGAGACTTTGAGAAGCCTTTGGTGGGAttttatgaaatatgaaatggaTTTATATGTTGTGTCATATCACAAAGTCTAAGATGAATGATTTTAATAGAAATGTTAACAAATAAAAGTGACATGGAGGGGATTGATATCTGCTTGAAACACTGATATCCCACTAGGCTTAGTATTCATTACTTGgtgaagttatatcctcacatgagTTCTCATATCAGGGCTATGTGGATGACACTGTACTGACACTTGCACGTTGCTAATTTGGCATGGTCATGTCTTTACAATATCAGAAGGACTCATCcattttatccacacaggccactcaaacaatatatagatttttttttttttgatgtttaGTTAGATGCAGCATTTCCTTAGTGTTAGCTACAGGTATGGTTTGTATTAAACACCATCATGTCCCCTCCTTTTTCAGTCACTACCATAGACAAATTGCAAAATTTTCATCCATTTAATTTAGTCTTTCATTGTTTTCAATCATTTTTATGTTTAGTGAATTAGGAATTTTAAGAACCATATTCTTTGacatgtttttaaactttatttctcCAGTAGCTGTAAGTGATATCAGGGTGGAGAGGTTGGAGTCAAGTCACCTTACCCTCAGTTAGATTTACAGTACACAAATGAAAGTGGCCAGGAGCTACtcgtgttatattgtgttatattattagtaacgtttatttacatagcttattgtcataaaccaaaccagccGAATAAGCTAATTTTGTGTGAACTTTTAAAAAACAGATCTTTTATCGAACAGTCATattattttgcaataaatcatATGTACCCATGCTTAAAAATGGACTTTAGTAATGATGATGCTTTAAGCAATCACAACCTGTTTTTGTtgcaatcttttttttaaaagaactcGACAAAATCTGAATCAAACAttcacatacagtatctcacaaaagttaGTACACCCCtcagatttctgtaaatattttattatatcttttcatgtgacaacactgaagaaatgacactctgctccaatgtaaagtaatgagtgtacagcctgtataacagtgtaaatttgctgtcccttcaaaataactcaacacacagccattaatgtctaaaccgtcggtaacaaaagtgactacacccctaagtggaaatgtccaaattgggcccaattagccatttaccctccctggtgtcatgtgactcattaTTGTTataaggtctcaggtgtgaatggggagcaggtgtgttaaagtcgGTGCTATCCCTCTCacactggtcactggaagttcaacatggcacctcatggcaaagcactctctttcttgctacactgtagcagagtgtcatttcttcagtgttgtcgcatgaaaagatataataaaatattcacaaaaatgtgatgggtgtactcacttttgtgagatactgtacatgttcaaatgtttttattaaacatcaaATTCTTTTTGCTTTTGAAGGATCTCCATCATGCTCCTTGACATGTAGGGTCTCTGTAGAGTCCCATCATGGCGCTCCAGATCATCCACTAAAGAGAGAACAAACACATAAATTGTAAATAGGATTTTCTAGCCTTTTGCTGTTAGATTGAATCAAACACATTAACtgacaaatatgtgtgtgttcaacacTCATATGAAGTATGTATGTGTCTTCTACGTGCTACTTACTGACACACAGGGTGAACGTGTCCACACCCATGCTGTACACACTGAAGCAGCCGAGAGCAATGAAGTACGATCCAACCATCAGGACctttaacaaacagaaaaaagtttGTACAACTGTAAAATCGAAcgtttattctattatatttaaacatttcttgGTGGTTGTAGTAGAACCTACAAGAATAGGCAGCCAGCAAAAGTTTAGCAGCTCAGCCTGGAAGATGTCTGCTGACACTCTGATTTCTCCAGAGAAGAAGCAGAAAGCCAAAACACCTTAAAGGACAAAGAAACAAATTCTTAGTCTGTTGATCATTTCCAGCACaggattttatttgtaatatgaTGTTGTAATGTGACATTGTGTTTCAAACCTATTGCTCCAACCACGAGCAGTCTTCCGAAGAACAGCAGCAAGTCTGTAACTCGGTCCACCACCAGTACTCTGTGAATAACAATGTGTTAAATGCTATGAAAACAAGTCAAGTACATGAAAGTCATTCGTCAAAAATGAATTCAAGCTCTGATTTtgcacacaatgcacacacaaacacgctcacacacgGTAAATCAAATGAAACGTGAAGGATTCTTTGTGACAGCTTACCGGTCCTTATTCCTTCCCCAGAGCATGCAAGCATTCCTAGCTGATATGAAGAAGTTGTCTCCATAGACCGCGAtctgtataataaacacacacacacataaatacatatgaTTAGTCAAGTTGTACACTTGTTAGTTGTCAACCCATAATAAGCATTAATAATGTAACATATAGCTATATAAGATTGTCACAAATGCTGGAGGTAACATTAAGGTGACAGAAGGGGTATTGAGTGATCATTGGGGATGTGTGATTTGGACATGTGAtgtgctggggctgatgggtaatgtaatTTAGAATTGATTCAGTTCACCTACTGTATACATCATTTAAATTCATGGTATATTTTAGTTGTCTGAATTAAACAGTACATTTGCTACAGTGAAATACTTAGTAACTACATTTTTGTGAATTAATTACTGACCATTATGTATGTGTTCCTGTTGAAGTATTTGATGACGGTATCCAAGGCGCAGAAGCATGATCTCAGGATGATAATCAGAGGACAACAGCACCAACTGCATCTCTGTCCACCTGGGAGAACCGCATAGTATTAATTATCATAAATCAGCAAcattaaatacacatacactaagAATAAAGTGGGATAAAGTAGTAGGGAGAAGAggactgtaaatatttttttttacctttggtGACATTTTTAAGATACTGCAGCACAATCCGGATGCCCTGGAACATATTAACAAAGACAGCACCAAACGCCAAGGAGCCAGTATGGTACCTTCAGAAAGCAGAGTTATAGGGATTAGTACAGGATGTGAGCAAATTAGAAAATGAGACCAGAGAGGAATGTACCATACCGTAATGTCTGGAACAATGCTCTGCAGAGAGTAGAACGCCTAATGGTCTGTGGTTTACTCAAAGACCAGTAGTAGGTACTAAAGGTTCTGGCAAGTGTGCACTGGCTCAATGCGATGATAAAATGAAGACACCAGAAACATGCCAGGAAATTATAAATCTGAAAGTATTTGGCATATCTCTGGAGAAACCCGCCTTCCTCATCATATTGAGCAAAGACACAGCGCACAGGACAGTTGGGGTAGTCCGAAGCCTTGAAAGactaaacagaaaaataaaacaagagggggaaaaagaggAAGACAAAAAAGGGTGCACAATGTGAGCAGGAAATCCAAATGAATCACTAATACAAATTAGCACCTATAACTGTACTGTGAATCTCATACTGTTATGCTTGAAATGGCATTTTAACTTTTCTGTGTATGAACCTATTCATTttattggggtgtgtgtgtgtgtgtcactgaccTCTGGGACACATGGTTGGTTGCCTGTGATGACAGCACATTCTGGATTTGATGAATTCAGTGCAACTTTATAGTACACTGGCAGTCCAGAAGTAGCCAGATTTCTAAGGTAAAATAGTCAAGGGCACAGCTCTCATAGATTAGTGATGCAAACATATTTTTGGGtatttttatagttttaatTGTATTACTTATTCACTGTTCAGTACTGAATTACAGGAGGTACAGGAATGATAAGTGTGGGCAGAAAGGATACATGCTAGTCACTGCGCAGAAGCTCACACAGAGTGTGACCAGCAGAAATGTGACCAAAGGAAACACCATTACAGAGAACATGGCACCCATTGCCCTGCACACAACACAAAGCACAAAAGTCAACAACGGCCTAAAGCCATAtcttaaacacaaaaaatactTCCCAATAACAGAATAGTTGGTTTGTATTATATTCTGTGCTGAAAAGTACTTACTTGCTACACTGCCTCATCATTGCCAAAGCTTTCAAAAATCCTTTTCTTAAACATGAAACAAACAGCACCAATAGGATGAACTCCAGCAGGGACACAATCACCACTGTAACATACGCATCAGATCAAACATTATTTTCAATGCAGTAAAGGCAGAATTTGTTTCTAATTTGAATTAAGTGTCATTAACTGTTGCATGTTTGACTCC contains:
- the LOC131359863 gene encoding choline transporter-like protein 4, which gives rise to MMINKKEKNNEYGEPAPYDPTFSGPVQKRACTDVLCCIIFFAAMVGYVILGGAAWLYGNPQYIIYQQNSAGGFCGIGPNVDKPNVFYFDVLKCASAANVTAATFKGLQCPTTQVCVKKCPSTFWFLPPKAFIAGAKPSEFFQQELCDPSLDLARTTLTIQEILNKDLCPAYYMPTKQVQGKCLPSFDPKDIPSDFSVPGLTLDEKTLKNIMDATSALRSGFNAKSMKVRIIEDLAFTWYWILIGLVITLVVSMVLILLMRFCVSVVVVVLLVGVLSVGAYGRFLIFLNTDSGILLMLIYSHAHESCILQSKMSDILQVKEIWLAFLVIVSLLEFILLVLFVSCLRKGFLKALAMMRQCSKAMGAMFSVMVFPLVTFLLVTLCVSFCAVTSINLATSGLPVYYKVALNSSNPECAVITGNQPCVPESFKASDYPNCPVRCVFAQYDEEGGYHTGSLAFGAVFVNMFQGIRIVLQYLKNVTKGGQRCSWCCCPLIIILRSCFCALDTVIKYFNRNTYIMIAVYGDNFFISARNACMLWGRNKDRVLVVDRVTDLLLFFGRLLVVGAIGVLAFCFFSGEIRVSADIFQAELLNFCWLPILVLMVGSYFIALGCFSVYSMGVDTFTLCVMDDLERHDGTLQRPYMSRSMMEILQKQKEFDV